The genomic region AAGGAGAACACGTCCTGGCCGGATGTGCCGAAGGCGGCCATCGCGACCGGGTAGGTCAGCACCACGAGCACCATGCGCAGCGTCTGCCCGAGCGTGACGGCGGGAACAGAGGCGCCGGCACGGGCGGCAAGCACCACCATGGCGACGATGCCGCCAGGCACAGAGAGAAAGAACGCTGTCCTGGTGTCGAGCCTGCCGACCCGTGCCGTGACGCGTGAGACCGTCACGCCGGAGAGGACGGACGCGAAGCCCGCGAGCACGAGCGCAGGCAGGCTCGCGGCGAGCGCTTCGAGCACGGGCGGGGTGAAGGCCTGGCCGAAGCCGGTGCCGAGTACGATCAGAGCCGCTTGGCGGGCAACGGACGGCGCGGCGGGCGCGGCGCCGGCAAGGCCCGCGCCGGCGACCGCGACCATCGCGCCGATCATCCAGGCGAGCGGAATGCCGAGGCGATGGGCAGCGAAGCCTCCGAAGGCGGCAAGCGCGAGCGTCGCCGCCCAGAGGCCGGCCTGCCGCGCGGTGGCGCGTGGAGGTGCCACAAGCGGCCGCTATCGATCTCCGCCGCGTGCGCCGCCGCCGGCGAACGCGTTGAACGTGATCAGCGTGAAGGTGTCCTTCACGCCGGGCAGGCCCTGGACCTTCTCGGTCACGAACAGTCCCGGATCGTCGCCAGGCTCGAGATAGAACTTGCCGAGGAGGTCGTACTGGCCGGAGATCGAGTAGATCTCGGAGACTTCCGGGATCCGGTCCACCGCCTCGCGCGCCGTCTCGTAGGCTCGGCCCATCTCGCACTTGATCAGGACGAAGAGCGGTCGCATGCGATTCTCTCCCCGTTCGCTTGCGGGAGCCTATGGGGAGGGGCGGGGAGGGGCAAGCCGCCCCCGGCAGGCAGCCGGCTCGGCGCAACGCCGCTGCCGTCCTGCACCGCCCTGGCGCCGGCCGAGAAGCCGACCAGCGCTCGCGGTCTGCAGCGAGATCCGCGTCCACTGACCGTCGCGCGCCAGACGGCCGTGCTGCCCTGTGGCGGACCGATCGGGGCTCCGGCGTGGCGGCACATCTGGCGGCACATCTATTGCTAGGATTTTGACCTGTTGGGGCTCGGCTGGTGCCGATTGCGCCCAAGGCCTCGTGGGGAGACAAAGCACCCATGATCGCGACCGCGATGCGCGGGACGGACAGGAGAGACATTGGCGGCCCGGCCCAGCCGTTGCTCATCGTGCGCGACCTCAAGCGCCACTTCCCGATCAAGGGGGGCCTGTTCAACCGGTCCATCGGAACCGTGCAGGCGGTCGACGGCGTGTCGTTCACGGTGCTGAAAGGAGAGACGCTCGGCATCGTCGGGGAATCGGGTTGCGGCAAATCGACCACCGCGCGGCTTCTGATGCGTCTGATCGAGCCCGACTCGGGCGAGGTGATCTTCGACGGCGAGTCGGTGGGGCCCGGCGGGATGTCGCTCACCGAGATGCGTCGGCAAATGCAGATGGTGTTCCAGGACAGCTACGCCTCGCTCAACCCGCGCCTGCCGATCGAGGACAGCATCGCCTTCGCGCCGACGGTTCACGGCGTGCCGAAGGCCAAGGCTCGGGCCAAGGCGCGGGAGCT from Elioraea tepida harbors:
- a CDS encoding Lrp/AsnC ligand binding domain-containing protein, with product MRPLFVLIKCEMGRAYETAREAVDRIPEVSEIYSISGQYDLLGKFYLEPGDDPGLFVTEKVQGLPGVKDTFTLITFNAFAGGGARGGDR